In a genomic window of Desulfatirhabdium butyrativorans DSM 18734:
- the gspG gene encoding type II secretion system major pseudopilin GspG — protein MYKRMREKRSEKGFTLIELLVVIIILGLLSALVAPKFFGKVDKAKQKTAKTQIELFGSALDEFRLDVGRYPTTEEGLNALREKPGNVTNWEGPYLPKAIPLDPWGFAYQYRSPGEHGAYDLYSFGADGAIGGEGNDKDIVNWE, from the coding sequence ATGTACAAGAGAATGCGTGAAAAGCGCAGCGAAAAAGGATTCACCCTCATCGAACTGCTGGTGGTCATCATCATTCTGGGGTTGCTCTCGGCCCTGGTTGCCCCGAAATTCTTCGGCAAGGTGGACAAGGCCAAGCAGAAGACGGCCAAGACCCAGATCGAGCTCTTCGGATCGGCCCTCGACGAGTTCCGGCTCGATGTCGGCCGCTATCCGACCACGGAAGAAGGCCTGAACGCCCTTCGGGAAAAGCCGGGCAATGTCACCAACTGGGAAGGGCCGTATCTGCCGAAGGCCATTCCGCTGGATCCCTGGGGATTCGCGTATCAGTACAGAAGTCCGGGGGAGCATGGCGCCTATGATCTGTACAGTTTCGGCGCAGACGGGGCCATCGGTGGAGAAGGAAACGACAAGGACATTGTCAACTGGGAATAA